The Setaria italica strain Yugu1 chromosome IX, Setaria_italica_v2.0, whole genome shotgun sequence genome has a window encoding:
- the LOC101768921 gene encoding protein SAMBA, whose protein sequence is MSSPARSTVSAASGGAVSAAEDVADSIDALYRKDEAVAELKSEVMEALQREVRSLDDDSWMFAAPRSRINLVSRPGAYLPKQQGKLVELGQASKKTRNF, encoded by the exons AtgagctcgccggcgaggtcgaCCGTATCGGCGGCGAGCGGAGGTGCCGTCTCCGCAGCGGAAGACGTCGCGGATTCCATCGACGCGCTCTACCGCAAGGACGAGGCCGTGGCTG AACTGAAGTCGGAGgtgatggaggcgctgcagagGGAGGTGAGATCGCTTGATGACGACAGCTGGATGTTCGCCGCGCCACGGTCCCGCATCAACCTCGTCTCCAGGCCCG GTGCTTACCTGCCGAAGCAACAAGGGAAACTCGTGGAATTGGGTCAAGCATCTAAGAAAACAAGGAACTTCTAG